A segment of the Candidatus Izimaplasma bacterium HR1 genome:
TTACTAACATAGTAGCTACAATTACTAAATTTCTCATGTTTGCTAAATCTACTTTTGATTTTATTAGAACCTTTACACCGTTACCAGCAATTAAACCGTATAGTACAATCGTCATACCACCAATTACAGCCCACGGGATGCTAGTAATGAATGCTTGAATATATCCAAAGAATCCTAAACATATAGCGAAGACCGCTGCTAATCCAGTTACATATACTGAACCAACTTTTGTCATTGCTACTACACCAGTATTTTCACCATATGTTGTGTTAGCAGGTCCACCTAAAGCACCACTTAATGCTGTAGCTATACCATCACCTAATAATGTTTTATCTAATCCTGGGTCTGTAATAAAATCTTCCCCGCATATCTCTCCAAGTACTGTATGATCACCGATATGTTCTGCGATTGTTACAAATGCTATTGGTGCAAATGTTAATACTGCAGTCCAATTAATAGCATAAGTTCCTATTATTGTGAAGTTTGGAACCTGTACAAATGAATAGTTTCCAAAAGTACTAAAATCTACCAACCCAAATGCGGTTGCTACTAAATAACCTGTTAATATAGCGATTAAGAATGGAACAATTTTAAAGAATCCTTTACCTAATAAACTAATACCAACTACTGTTGAGAATGTTATGAAAGCTACTAATGGAACTTGCCATCCACTACCACCGTTTAATCCAGCACTTGATATAGCTACAGGAGCTAACCCTAAACCGATAATTATGATCATAGGTCCAATTACTACAGGAGGTAATAATTTCTTAAGCCATCCACTACCTACGAACTTGATAATGATTGCTACAATTATATAGATTAATCCAACAACGATTAATCCTACAAATGCGCTGCTAAATACGTCTTTGAACTCAAATACTCCGTCATTGACAGCATCCATAACTCCATATAATAATTCACCATCTCCCCAAATAGAAGTAAATGTATGAACTTGACCGGCAACCATTACATTAAGCGCATTAGCACTTGTGATAACACTTCCTATAATTGCTGCAATATAAGCAAAACTACTTCCTAAGTAAACTGGTGCTTTTCCTTTTGTACAAATAATATAGATTATTGTACCAATACCACTTGCTACTAATGCTACTCCAACATCTAATCCTGTTAATAATGGTACTAATACAGTCGCTCCAAACATCGCGAATACATGTTGAAGACTTAACAATACCCATTTACCTAAACTACTAGGTTTTTCTTGAATCCCTACTACTAAACTTTTTTCCATTCTCTTTCTCCTTTTCAATTTTTGTATAAAAAAAATCTAAGTCGAAAGACTCAGAAAAGAATTTTCATAAAAATTAAGCACGCATGCTTTGTATGAATTTCCTTAACAGTCTCTCTGGACTACCTTAAAGGTATTCTAAATGAATATTAACACATTGAAAACATCTTTGTCAATACTATTTTAAATGTAAAGACTTACAAACAAAAAGAGTGATTTCTCACTCTTTACTGACTACTCTAATTCCCCTTGCCATAATCCGTGAAGATTACAGAACTCTCTAGCGAATACTTGTTTACCTTTAGCAACTTCAAAAACTGCAACAGGTTCTTCATCAGCAGAGAACTCTTTCTTACCAACTAATACACCATCTACGTATAATTCAATAAATTCAATTAAATGCTTTTCTTTCATAGGGTGTAAAGCAGGTTTCCCAACAGTTACACGATAACCATTTTCCATTTCTTCTACGAAAGGAACATGTTTTTCTTCATTTACATTTCCTGTTAATACTTCCATAATATTTCCTCCTTCGTTTATCTATAATAATTATAGTTTATATTTCACAAAAAGACAAATAAAACACTATCTATTACATATCAATAATTGTATAATATTCGTGAAGGAGTGATATAAATAATGAGAATGATAAGTACAAAACACGCACCAGCCGCAGTTGGACCATACTCACAAGGAGTTTTAGTTAAAGATACTCTTTATGTATCAGGGCAAATACCTTACATGCCAGAGACAATGAAACCTGCAGGTGATGACATTAAATCACAAACACTACAAAGTTTGAAGAACGTTCTAGCTATTGTTGAAGAAGCAGGGATGAAGAAGGAAAATATCATAAAATGTGGAGTTTTCCTCCAAGATTTAGGTATGTTTAAGGATATGAATGAAGTATATGCTCAATTCTTTGGTGATCACAAACCAGCAAGATTTGCTGTTGAAGTAAGAAGATTACCTTTAGATGTATTAGTAGAGATTGATGCAATTGTTGTAAAATAAAAATACGGAAAATCTCCGTATTTTTTTTATTCAATATCCTTTTTGTATTTACACACGATTAAATTATACAGGCCAAATAGAAGGAAAAGGAAATACACATCAGACGTCTTATAACTGAATACAAAATCTAGAAACGTACTAGATTGGTATCCAATATACATAAATTCAGGCTGATTAAACATTTTAATTGCATCAGAAATGTATAATCCCAGATAAATCAAAATCATATATACGCTGTTTAGTAAATGATTCACCTTATGTTCATTTCTACTATAGTTGACAAATACCACAGGTAGTAATAGCAATATGACAATTATCTCGAATCGTTCATGATAGAATAATTGAAAATTATCAAATCCTTGGTATATAAATAACTTATAAAATATGCTTATAGCGAAACTAATAATAGCATTAAAAGCAATATACGAGATAATCACCTTGTTAGTTACTCTATTCGCTTTTCTAGTTAACTCAATAAAGGCTCCTCTTTTATATGAGAGTAACGGAAGTACTGTAAACCATATGATGATTAGCCAATAGTAATAGGTAATGTTAAAATGAAATGAAGGAAAGTATCCACCATCAAGAAGCATTTGTGGAATAAAAAACAATGTTCTAATCGCAAACAATGTAATAATTAAGTGTAATATTGATGTTTTTTTTGTAACACCCATTTTACTTCTATATAGATATAGTACTACTACTATAATTGGAACTTGATAAAAAAGATTTACAACTGTAGTTAATATAGTTCCCTGTGTATACTGGATAGTCATATAATAACTAATATAGGTGTTTAAAACTATTGAGATTCCAAGCGAAATAAAATAAATTATAAATAAATTTCTTCTAAAAAAGTTAGTCTTGGTATTCATTATAATATCCCCTTTTCGAGTGTTTATCTAATACTTCACTATTCTCAATGAGAATCGGTGATTAGTATTGCTATCTTTTATTATAACAAAAAAAATACAGAATTTTCTGTATTTTTTATTTATTCTTCTCTTCGTCTTCTTCAGCAGTTTCCTCTTCCGAATAAGACTCATCTTTTATGTAATCATCATATGCGTCCTCGTCGTATACTTCAGCCTTTTCCTCTTCAAATTTATGATTAGGATCAAAATTCTTGAACTCTTCAACAAATCTTTTAGCAAATCGTGCAAAGTACTTTCTAAATACATAGATAACAAAGAATACAAGTGGTGTTGCTAAGAAGATGCTTGGTCCATATACTACAAATAATGTCCAAGTCCATTTAGCTAACTTGTTATTCTTAGAATAATTCCATACAAAGTAATAGATTAAAGCCCAATACAAAGCAAATAATAGTATTCCAACGATCATACTCAGCCATTGATTTGAAAACGAATTTGAAAAACGAGCTATAAACGTCGCATTATTCATTTGAACTAAAACATTTCCAACACTAAACAAAGAGTTTTTCACTAGGTTAATAAACTCTAAAATTAAAAAGTAAAGGTTTTGCGCAATCATTAATACAAAAATAATAAATGCTACTGTTTCATAAGGTCTTTTAACTGATTTAAGTTCTCTTCTTTCTTTCTCCAGTGTGTCTTTAAATCCCATATACCCACCTCTTTCTAATAATAGTTTATCACAAAACATTTATAGATTCTATATTGAACAAGAAATAACGCTAATTAGTGACAACCTTTACCTATAACAGTTTTTCATAAGCAGAAATATATTTTCATAAAAAATGCAAAAAAAAATACTTACTAATTGTAAGTACAAATTATTAAGATGGTGACCCGTACGGGATTCGAACCCGTGAATGCATGCGTGAAAGGCATGTGA
Coding sequences within it:
- the pyrP gene encoding Uracil permease — protein: MEKSLVVGIQEKPSSLGKWVLLSLQHVFAMFGATVLVPLLTGLDVGVALVASGIGTIIYIICTKGKAPVYLGSSFAYIAAIIGSVITSANALNVMVAGQVHTFTSIWGDGELLYGVMDAVNDGVFEFKDVFSSAFVGLIVVGLIYIIVAIIIKFVGSGWLKKLLPPVVIGPMIIIIGLGLAPVAISSAGLNGGSGWQVPLVAFITFSTVVGISLLGKGFFKIVPFLIAILTGYLVATAFGLVDFSTFGNYSFVQVPNFTIIGTYAINWTAVLTFAPIAFVTIAEHIGDHTVLGEICGEDFITDPGLDKTLLGDGIATALSGALGGPANTTYGENTGVVAMTKVGSVYVTGLAAVFAICLGFFGYIQAFITSIPWAVIGGMTIVLYGLIAGNGVKVLIKSKVDLANMRNLVIVATMLVIGLGGASLPLNDAVSLTGMSLAAVIGIALNALFNVFESKGWLQD
- the dfx gene encoding Desulfoferrodoxin — encoded protein: MEVLTGNVNEEKHVPFVEEMENGYRVTVGKPALHPMKEKHLIEFIELYVDGVLVGKKEFSADEEPVAVFEVAKGKQVFAREFCNLHGLWQGELE
- the yabJ gene encoding Enamine/imine deaminase; its protein translation is MRMISTKHAPAAVGPYSQGVLVKDTLYVSGQIPYMPETMKPAGDDIKSQTLQSLKNVLAIVEEAGMKKENIIKCGVFLQDLGMFKDMNEVYAQFFGDHKPARFAVEVRRLPLDVLVEIDAIVVK